TAATTGAGAAATTACTCTTTGCCAATAAGCTATTTATGTATATTTTCTTAAATAATGTTTTAAACAAGCACAGTAAAGTACTTAAAaattacccagaaattatttgatattgagaaaaACAGCTGTATTGGACCTTTAAAAAATAGAAATTCTGATGTTAAAATCGATGGATGAGGTCAATAACTTTTCCATGATTgaccacaaacatacacacatagcCAGACATGAAGCAGCTCATTTATTTCATTGCTCTCTGGTTATTTCGCACAATGTTTACGCAGCACATTTAACAAGTAAGGGACATGGCCGTTTTCACCTGATCTGCCAGACCCATACTGTACGCTACAAATTCACTGCTGATTGGACAACTCATCTCCAACTCTCAACCAATGAAGTCCCTGATACAATTACACTCAAAAAGACATATCCAGTCTACAAGCTTTGACCTGTGACGACTAAGGACgcattctgatattttttccactaattggtcttttgaccaatcagatcttttccagagctgatctgattggtcaaaataccaattagtggaaaaatatcagaattgggctgcacGTGTGATGCAGCCTAGACAGTCATAAAGGCAATGCACTATTACCTAGGCTTTCTCCAGAATGATCATAatataatatttataaaataaaacaaaatgagAAACAATGACAATACTTTTTAACTAAGAAGTAATTAGGAGGTCCCCGGTGGAGACATTCATCATACCAGCTGGCTCCACGAGAGGGTGCTCTGCTCTGTACTACCCATAGCACCATGTCCATCTCACCAGAGAACAGGTGCTAACCTTACTGCTCCAGCTACTCTGGGCATCTATTTCATAGTAGTTCCCAAGCCACAAGATCTACTTGAAATAACGGTCTTCTCACACTACAGTTTCCGATTGGATTATTTCTAAACAAAATATGAAATCTATAGAAAAATCTTCATTCAAGGTAAGAGATATCAAAAGTCGGGCTCCAGTCTGTCAGCCGGGAGGCTGTGTTACACCTGGTAGAAATTGCACTTAAGCAGATGGGCTGAGATCGTTTCCCCCTCAGCAGATGTCAGGGTTCATTTCTTGCGAGCGTGTTTGTATTTGTCCACGTAGGCCTTCACCAAGTTTGCCACTTTCCCAGAGTTCACCTCTCCACTCTTGCTGTGGCAGACCTGAAATGTAAAATGCCCTCAGCAAATCAAAAATTCTAAACAGACTGTTTTGATTTGTTGGACACCCTAAGTTCTGCTAGGTTATTTATCTTATTTTTAATACTCCTAAAAGCTAAGTATTTTTGATAGTCCTAAAAGTGAAGTCTTTTTTATACTACTAAAATCTAAGTGTACTCCTGAAAGCTAAGCAGTTTTTGTACTCCTGAAAGCTAAATTCAAATACCAATGTCAAAATGTTACTGGAGGTTTTTAACCACTCACTTTTTCAACTGCTTTGCGTACAATCTCTTTGTACTCGTCCTTGGTGATGTCCTTGTTTTGGTAGTAGGGTTTCATGGCTGCTTTCACTTCATTGACGGCTCTCTCATGGATCTGTTGTTTCTAAAGCAGATATCAAGTTAAGAAATCTAGTTCTAATCTAATAAAAGGATCATTAATCATCTGGGTCAGAATGCAAACACAAATCATTCACTAGCAAAGTAGCTCCCCACAGTACATACAAAACAGAAAGTATAGGAAGCCACTTGAGAATATTGAGAACATTGCCTGGTGCTGTGGTTGTTATTAGTGGCGGTGACATTACCTTTTCTTTCTTGGAGCTGTCTGGGGGGGCGGCCCTGCTGTGCTGGGTGGTGGAGGATGGCATGGCCATGCTGTGGGCCTGGGCTGTGGTGGCGCCACCTACTTTGGTCATGGTGGGCATGAAGGGGGCTTTGCCATGGCCTGCCATGCTGCTCATCATCTGGGAAAGAGACATGGTATTCAATGGGACAATTCCCTCCAACCGGGACACACTACTATGCAAATACAACACACTTCTGAAAGTGTATTTCCGGGATAATTCAATCAACTGTAGATAGTGCTAAGTATGAGAGAAGTGAAAATACTCAAACATTGATTGGGTCCAGGAGATTATATTTTGACAAAGGATACAAAATACTCCTGTCCTTACCTGTGTTGTACGGCTATCTGCCTGTATGGCTGTCATGCTGCCCTGCTGcatgggaggtggtggtggaggtggtggcgGGAGGCCCTGGGCAGCTGTCACAGGGACCTGCAGGAGAGGCACTGAGGAGTGGAGGTGCATGGGGACCTGAGGAGGCATCCCGAAGGGGGGTGGTTGCAGGCTGACAGGTGGGCCTCGGGGGCCCATTGGGTAATGCAGGACGTTCAGTTGGGGTGGCATGACGTTCAGGGCGGGTGGAGCTTCTCCTTGGGCATTGGACTCACTCTGAGCTGGGTCTGAATAGATAAAAACAAATATCAAGAATAATATTAGATTACCTAATGTACATCATTAAGCTTTACATTGGTGGCAGAAGTGGGATCCACATCAACTGCGCAACAGACATCAGCAATACCATTTCGATATGCACAGCGAAACTAGTAACAGTAATGAGTGCATACACTCCATGGCACACAATCTAAGGGTTCTGACCTGCTGTTGACGTCTCCTCCTGCCTGCTCCAGCTGCCAGAGCCTGCACCTCCCCCTCGATCTCTCCTGGAGTAATAGTTCTGCACGTCTGCCGGGAGTGTCCTCCGCACAGCCCAGCTGGAAGCTGATGACCAGCCGGAGCGGTCCATCATCGATTCGCCCATCTCAGGCTCCTTCCTGCGGCCGCCATGGTTCTCGTTGAATCGGCTGTATGCATCGCTCCCTGAATTGTTTGAGGTCCCTGAGAATGCGTTTCTGGGCTGCCAGCGGTTTTCTGCCTGCTCCCCCTGTTGGTTGGAGATTCCGTAGGCGCCCCGGCCTCGTCCTGTGCCTCGTCCACGATCTCCGCCCCAGCTTTTATCTTCCCAGCGAGGGCCACTTGTCACCCTGGCCTCTGTGTCAGCACGCGCCTTCTCCATAACCCAGTCAGGATTTTCCCTGCTGGGGGAAACATCTGCAAAGCCGCCGTTTTCAGAGCGGCCCGCGTCTCTGGCCGGCCTCTCTGGGAAATTCCTTCGAGAGGAGTCGCTACCCGGCCCAGCCCTCCATCCATCTCCAGTCCAGCAATTCCTCTTCCGTGGTGACTGTCCCCCTGAGTCCGGGCGCTCCGGGGACGCCCCTCTTCGGTAGGACCTGTTTCTGGACCTGGAACTAGATCTGGAACGACTCTTAGAGCGCTTCCTGTTTTTCCTCTCACGGCTACGGTCACGGCTACGGTCCGCCCTGGGGGTATCCCTCTCAGCGTCCCGTTCCCTGCTGCGGCTGCCCGAGGCCTGGCGCTCCTTGTTGCGCTCCCGAGATCTGGACCGCGACCTCCTCGACGAATCCTGCTTCGACTCTCTCTTGGGAGACCAAGTGGTGGCAGCAGAGTGGAAGCGCGACTTGCGCTGCCTGCCATTCTTCCTTTCCTCTACCTTTTCCTCTCCGACCGAGCTCTCCCGCTCCTGCCTGCTACCATTCCTCTTGTCTTCCGGGGCCTGGCTTGTGGACTCGTGAGCTATACTTTCAGTCTCTTTTGGTGGATCAGAGGCCAGGTTGGTGTTGCTCTCACTGCTGGGTGAATCACAGTCTATCGGTATTGCTTCTGTGCCATCCTCAGACAGACCGTCCTCTTTGCTGCCGGCTGCTGGTTTTTCATTTTTGACATCCTTTGGATCATGCCTGTCCTCCTCGGACACTTTTGCTTCTGAGGCGCCTTGAACTTTCTGGGACGCATTCCCATCTGGAGAGTCACAACGAGTAGAGCCAGAGCAAGATTCAGGCTCTGCAGTGGGGCAGGGAGAGGCCTCTGCTTTCTCCTCCTCCACTGAGGCTTCATCATCTGATTTCACTTCTGTTGGATCGGCAGTGGCTTCCACAGCGTCAGCATCTTCCTCCCCAAGTTGTCCTGACTGTCCAGACTGGGGGCTCTCCAATGGTCTCTCTGGTGACTTGGAAGAGGTGGGTGAGTTGCTTTTCTCTGGGTCTTCTATTTGGTCCGGGTGTTTCTCCCATGCACCGTGATCCCTGTCGGGGGAGAGCCCAGGGGTATTCAGCTCTACATCTGACGACGGTGATTTCTGGTCCTCTTtctcaccatcctcctcttcctccttcccacAATTCTCTTCCTCAGAAAGATCATCATCTTCGCATTGCTGGTCCTCAGTGTCCTTCAAGGCATCACAAGCAGAAGGTTCGGGACGGCCTTCCTCCTCGGTAGGGCTGGAGCTGCGCTGCACAGCCTGTGGGCTCACTGCAGTGTCTGAGAGGTGCTCCCTTtcctctacctctgtcctctGCTgttctaattcctcctcctctttggcttcctcttcttcctcactTCCTGTTGGGCTACTGAGGACGACTTTGGAGGCCTTTTTTCTAGCTGGGGCTTTCCTCTTGGCGCTGGGCTTTCGCTGAGCTGCCTGTTTGCCTTTCCTCTTACCAGCGGCTGTGGTGCTTTTGCCCGCTTTTGTGGGTGGGTTTGTGGAAGTGTCGGAATCTGAAGAATGGGACTGCGAAGATGCAGGGTCTTGTGTAGGAGCTTGTTCCTCAGCCCTGCTGTGGCGGCCAGAGCGCCTAGTCGTCAGGGCCTCTGTCTGTTTGGAGGGGCCTTTGGAGCCAGATCCACAGGtgcccttcttctcctctcctttggGGCAGGTGACTGCGCAAACTCTTCCCTGAAAGACTATTATGAGACATAATCATGAATTTTAGAAGTATTGTGAGAAACTTAACAATGGTCTTATGTAGCATAAAATTAGGCATAACCTATGGATTAAAAGGTTGGGTTTTGGTGCCTTCACAAAACAGTACCCTTGTGCAGTACCCTGATGCCAGGGTACTGCACAACCCACACGCATGATGGAAATTATTCAGAAAAAGTAGCTTACTGCCACAATGTAGCTTAGTGTAGCAAAGCAGCTTACAGTCACCTTGCGTGATCTCATTCACACTCCATGATTCAAGCTAACATTTATACTGGGTTTTGGGAGGGGGGGAAAAATGCAAAAGGTTTCCTTTGAACAGACTCACTAAATGGTTGATAAGCATTTCAAAGCAGGACTCACCAAAATGCCCCGAGCCGAGAGGTGAAGCAGTAGTAGAGAACGGTGAGAGGGGTCTCAGAGGAAAGGGGCTGCTACTCCACTCAGAGGGATGGAACAACTGCCTGGGAAGGAAATATCAGATCAGAGCTCCACAAATTACACTGAGCAATTTCAATCATACTGTCAAAAATGGACTCAAAATCACTACTCACAAAAACACACTTAAAATCACTGTTTCTATTGAAAAACTATCCCCTTGCACAGGGTATTTAACTCAGCCTACAACCTctataatatatacacacactccatCTACATACATTAATTGTGTGTGGACCAACTCACCTCGAGTTGCCACTGGCAGGAACGGGTACAGCAACAGGCAGAAATCGGCAGTCCTGTGTTTTGCGGCTACACTGTTTACAGTCATCCTCAGACGGCTCCTCCTCGGGCACCCAAATGGGTTCTGCACTGCAGAGTAGACAAAGGACACAATATACACACAGAAAAAGGACATCTTTCACTGGTTGTCTTTTTTTAAGTCAAAAACATTAACTTGAGAAAGAGTTCATCTATTTCAACTTTGTTAGGACAATGATGATTAGAACAGGGTTTCCAACAAATTGTGAAGTACCATAAGAAGTAGTTACTGTGTCTCTGCTCGGTGAGCTGCAAAACAAAATGTTAACGAAGTGGCCTACTCACATGCACTGTGTCATAGTCCCCATTGCTGTGCCTGTCTGGGCCGCAGACCAAGAGCACAGAGGTCCTCTCACCTGGAAAAGAGAGAAAACCGTTCAAAAGGAGGCTTGGCTGTTTGCAAATACCAGACAAGCACCCAGTGGGAACAAATGGGCCTATGAGGACAGGGGGCCACGTTGATACTACTTATTCTATGTCAGAGTATTATCAAAAATTCTTGGCTGAACAAATACGAACATGGGAAAGGCTAGATCTGCTGAACATATTTCTAACCAACAAtctaaaatcaaatgttatgtcaaatgtgccgaatacaactggtgtagattttacagtgaaatgcttgcttactaGGCCTTCCtaacaatgcagagtttaaaCAAAgtagtaacacaagaggaatacaataaaatacacaaggagatatatacaggggagtaccagtaccatatcaatgtaccagtatttgaggtagatatgtacatgaaggcagggtagtGACTAGGCATCCGGATAAATAACAATAAGAGTCAAATAaataagagtagcagcagcaaatgatgTGTAAGTGTGTGAGTAGGCGTGTGTAAtgtctatgtacagtgcattcagaaagtattcagacccctcaactttcaccacattttgttacattacagccttattctaaaattgaaatcgtttttcacacacacacacacacacacacacacacacacacacacacacacacacacacacacacacacacaatgacgaagcaaaaacttGTTTAGACATtactgcaaatgtattaaatataactgaaatatattcacattagtattcagaccctttacttaggaatttgttgaagcacctttggcagcgattacagccttgagtcttattgggtattacgctacaagcttggcagacctgtatttggggagtttctgccattctgctctgcagaacctctcaagctctcgggttggatggggagcgtcgctgcacagctattttcaggtctctccagagatgttggatcgggttcaagtccgggctctggctgggccactcaaggacattcagagacttgtcccgaatacactcctgcgttgtcttggctgtatgcttagggtcgttgtcctgttcgaAGCTGAACCTTTGCCACAGTGAGAGGGCctgagcaagttttcatcaaggatctctctgtactttgtgttcatctttccctccatcctgactagtctcccagtccctgccgctgaaaaacatccccacagcatgatgctgccaccaccatgcttcaccgtaaggatggtggcaggtttcctctagacgtgacgcttggcattcagggcaaGTGTTCAATCttgatcagaccagagaatcttgtttctcatgggctgagtcctttaggtgccttttggcaaactccaagcaggctgtcatgtgccttttaaagAGTAGTGGCTtctgtttggccactctaccataaaggcctgattggtggagtgctgcagagatggttgtccttctggaaggttctcccatc
This DNA window, taken from Salvelinus namaycush isolate Seneca chromosome 38, SaNama_1.0, whole genome shotgun sequence, encodes the following:
- the LOC120031895 gene encoding protein SCAF11-like isoform X2, which codes for MTGESGNDGQTPEGDPEPEEAERCPICLGALGRCVLAMPDSCCHLFCLSCLLRWAELQAVPSCPVDRQPFNVVYKRDAVLGCVTVPVKKRVSQSEPEKCGCTDPEASGCLLKKQGGRWRRTKTERTSEAKVKGLIRKCSDDEPSVLSKKKVRGPLCSWSAAQTGTAMGTMTQCIAEPIWVPEEEPSEDDCKQCSRKTQDCRFLPVAVPVPASGNSRQLFHPSEWSSSPFPLRPLSPFSTTASPLGSGHFVFQGRVCAVTCPKGEEKKGTCGSGSKGPSKQTEALTTRRSGRHSRAEEQAPTQDPASSQSHSSDSDTSTNPPTKAGKSTTAAGKRKGKQAAQRKPSAKRKAPARKKASKVVLSSPTGSEEEEEAKEEEELEQQRTEVEEREHLSDTAVSPQAVQRSSSPTEEEGRPEPSACDALKDTEDQQCEDDDLSEEENCGKEEEEDGEKEDQKSPSSDVELNTPGLSPDRDHGAWEKHPDQIEDPEKSNSPTSSKSPERPLESPQSGQSGQLGEEDADAVEATADPTEVKSDDEASVEEEKAEASPCPTAEPESCSGSTRCDSPDGNASQKVQGASEAKVSEEDRHDPKDVKNEKPAAGSKEDGLSEDGTEAIPIDCDSPSSESNTNLASDPPKETESIAHESTSQAPEDKRNGSRQERESSVGEEKVEERKNGRQRKSRFHSAATTWSPKRESKQDSSRRSRSRSRERNKERQASGSRSRERDAERDTPRADRSRDRSRERKNRKRSKSRSRSSSRSRNRSYRRGASPERPDSGGQSPRKRNCWTGDGWRAGPGSDSSRRNFPERPARDAGRSENGGFADVSPSRENPDWVMEKARADTEARVTSGPRWEDKSWGGDRGRGTGRGRGAYGISNQQGEQAENRWQPRNAFSGTSNNSGSDAYSRFNENHGGRRKEPEMGESMMDRSGWSSASSWAVRRTLPADVQNYYSRRDRGGGAGSGSWSRQEETSTADPAQSESNAQGEAPPALNVMPPQLNVLHYPMGPRGPPVSLQPPPFGMPPQVPMHLHSSVPLLQVPVTAAQGLPPPPPPPPPMQQGSMTAIQADSRTTQMMSSMAGHGKAPFMPTMTKVGGATTAQAHSMAMPSSTTQHSRAAPPDSSKKEKIHERAVNEVKAAMKPYYQNKDITKDEYKEIVRKAVEKVCHSKSGEVNSGKVANLVKAYVDKYKHARKK
- the LOC120031895 gene encoding protein SCAF11-like isoform X1, with the translated sequence MTGESGNDGQTPEGDPEPEEAERCPICLGALGRCVLAMPDSCCHLFCLSCLLRWAELQAVPSCPVDRQPFNVVYKRDAVLGCVTVPVKKRVSQSEPEKCGCTDPEASGCLLKKQGGRWRRTKTERTSEAKVKGLIRKCSDDEPSVLSKKKVRGPLCSWSAAQTGTAMGTMTQCIAEPIWVPEEEPSEDDCKQCSRKTQDCRFLPVAVPVPASGNSRQLFHPSEWSSSPFPLRPLSPFSTTASPLGSGHFVFQGRVCAVTCPKGEEKKGTCGSGSKGPSKQTEALTTRRSGRHSRAEEQAPTQDPASSQSHSSDSDTSTNPPTKAGKSTTAAGKRKGKQAAQRKPSAKRKAPARKKASKVVLSSPTGSEEEEEAKEEEELEQQRTEVEEREHLSDTAVSPQAVQRSSSPTEEEGRPEPSACDALKDTEDQQCEDDDLSEEENCGKEEEEDGEKEDQKSPSSDVELNTPGLSPDRDHGAWEKHPDQIEDPEKSNSPTSSKSPERPLESPQSGQSGQLGEEDADAVEATADPTEVKSDDEASVEEEKAEASPCPTAEPESCSGSTRCDSPDGNASQKVQGASEAKVSEEDRHDPKDVKNEKPAAGSKEDGLSEDGTEAIPIDCDSPSSESNTNLASDPPKETESIAHESTSQAPEDKRNGSRQERESSVGEEKVEERKNGRQRKSRFHSAATTWSPKRESKQDSSRRSRSRSRERNKERQASGSRSRERDAERDTPRADRSRDRSRERKNRKRSKSRSRSSSRSRNRSYRRGASPERPDSGGQSPRKRNCWTGDGWRAGPGSDSSRRNFPERPARDAGRSENGGFADVSPSRENPDWVMEKARADTEARVTSGPRWEDKSWGGDRGRGTGRGRGAYGISNQQGEQAENRWQPRNAFSGTSNNSGSDAYSRFNENHGGRRKEPEMGESMMDRSGWSSASSWAVRRTLPADVQNYYSRRDRGGGAGSGSWSRQEETSTADPAQSESNAQGEAPPALNVMPPQLNVLHYPMGPRGPPVSLQPPPFGMPPQVPMHLHSSVPLLQVPVTAAQGLPPPPPPPPPMQQGSMTAIQADSRTTQMMSSMAGHGKAPFMPTMTKVGGATTAQAHSMAMPSSTTQHSRAAPPDSSKKEKKQQIHERAVNEVKAAMKPYYQNKDITKDEYKEIVRKAVEKVCHSKSGEVNSGKVANLVKAYVDKYKHARKK